In the genome of Monodelphis domestica isolate mMonDom1 chromosome 2, mMonDom1.pri, whole genome shotgun sequence, one region contains:
- the LOC100029582 gene encoding guanine nucleotide-binding protein G(s) subunit alpha, which yields MGCLGNSKTEDQRNEEKAQREANKKIEKQLQKDKQLYRATHRLLLLGAGESGKSTIVKQMRILHVNGFNAEEKKMKIQDIKNNIKEAIETIVTAVGNLAPPVELANPENQFRIDYILNLANQIDFDFPPEFYEHTKTLWQDEGVKACYERSNEYQLIDCAQYFLDKIDVVKQNEYTPSDQDLLRCRVLTSGIFETKFQVDKVKFHMFDVGGQRDERRKWIQCFNDVTAIIFVVASSSYNMVIREDNQTNRLQEALNLFKSIWNNRWLRTISVILFLNKQDLLAEKVLAGKSKIEDYFPEFARYTTPDDATPEPGEDPRVTRAKYFIRDEFLRISTASGDGRHYCYPHFTCAVDTENIRRVFNDCRDIIQRMHLRQYELL from the coding sequence ATGGGGTGCCTGGGGAACAGCAAGACGGAAGATCAGCGGAACGAGGAGAAGGCACAGCGAGAGGCCAACAAGAAGATCGAGAAGCAGCTGCAGAAGGACAAGCAGCTCTACCGGGCCACCCACCGCCTCCTGCTGCTGGGTGCTGGTGAATCTGGTAAAAGCACAATTGTAAAACAGATGAGGATCTTGCACGTCAATGGATTTAATgctgaggagaaaaaaatgaaaatacaagatattaaaaataatattaaagaagcTATAGAGACAATAGTGACAGCAGTGGGAAATTTGGCACCTCCAGTTGAGCTAGCCAATCCAGAGAATCAGTTTCGAATTGACTACATTTTAAACTTAGCTAACCAGATAGACTTTGACTTCCCACCAGAATTTTATGAACATACTAAAACGCTTTGGCAAGATGAAGGTGTGAAAGCCTGCTACGAGAGATCTAATGAATATCAGTTGATTGATTGTGCTCAGTACTTTCTAGACAAGATTGATGTAgtcaaacaaaatgaatatacACCATCTGACCAAGATCTTCTCAGATGCAGAGTATTGACATCAGGGATTTTTGAAACCAAATTTCAAGTGGACAAAGTAAAATTTCACATGTTTGATGTCGGAGGACAACGAGATGAACGTAGAAAATGGATCCAGTGTTTTAATGACGTGACTGCTATCATATTTGTGGTGGCCAGCAGTAGCTACAACATGGTTATTCGAGAGGACAATCAGACCAATCGGCTTCAAGAAGCGCTAAATCTGTTCAAGAGTATCTGGAACAACAGGTGGCTACGGACCATTTCAGTAATTCTATTCCTGAATAAACAGGATTTATTAGCAGAGAAAGTTTTGGCAGGGAAATCTAAAATTGAGGACTACTTTCCAGAATTTGCTCGCTACACCACACCAGATGATGCAACACCTGAACCTGGTGAGGATCCCAGAGTTACAAGGGCCAAGTATTTTATTAGGGATGAATTTCTTAGAATCAGCACAGCAAGTGGAGATGGAAGGCACTACTGCTATCCCCACTTCACATGTGCAGTGGATACAGAAAACATCAGAAGGGTTTTCAATGACTGTCGGGACATTATTCAACGGATGCACCTTCGTCAATATGAGTTATTGTGA
- the LOC100029587 gene encoding intelectin-1-like isoform X3, which translates to MTSICTEKMMMWLSTLLFLLLLTKEGCAGQLLPLHAACAYFKESIPQSCKEIKEKCPESDDGLYFLQSGNGNIYQTFCDMSTGGGGWTLVASVHENHLAGKCTQGDRWSSQQGNRVDYPEGEGNWANYVTFGSAEAATSDDYKNPGYYSIQAKDLAIWHVPNKSPLQQWRNSSLLRYRTNTGFFKGFGGNLFALYQRYPVKYGIGKCWTDNGPAIPVTYDFGDAQTTARYYSPLGQQELVGGFVQFRVFNTERAANALCAGIRVTGCNTEIHCIGGGGYFPEGAPRQCGDFSAFDWNGYGTHTGYSSSREIIEAAVLLFYR; encoded by the exons A TGACAAGTATTTGCACTGAGAAGATGATGATGTGGCTTTCTACATTGCTGTTCCTATTGTTGCTGACCAAAGAGGGCTGTGCTG GTCAACTTCTGCCCCTGCATGCAGCCTGTGCTTATTTCAAAGAATCCATACCTCAAAGCTGCAAGGAAATCAAAGAGAAATGTCCAGAGTCAGATG ATGGCCTGTACTTCCTCCAGAGTGGGAATGGGAACATCTACCAGACCTTTTGTGACATGAGTACTGGGGGAGGTGGCTGGACCCTGGTGGCCAGTGTGCATGAGAATCACTTGGCAGGGAAGTGCACCCAGGGGGATCGTTGGTCCAGCCAGCAAGGTAACAGAGTCGACTATCCTGAGGGTGAAGGGAACTGGGCCAATTATGTCACCTTTGGATCTGCAGAAGCTGCTACCAGTGATGACTACAAG AATCCAGGTTACTATAGCATTCAGGCCAAGGATCTGGCCATCTGGCATGTGCCCAACAAGTCTCCCTTGCAGCAGTGGAGGAATAGTTCCCTGCTGAGGTATCGTACCAACACTGGCTTCTTCAAGGGTTTTGGAGGGAACCTCTTTGCCCTGTATCAG AGGTATCCAGTGAAATATGGGATTGGCAAGTGTTGGACTGACAATGGCCCAGCTATACCCGTCACCTATGATTTTGGTGATGCACAAACAACTGCCCGTTATTACTCTCCACTTGGCCAGC AGGAATTGGTTGGAGGCTTTGTCCAGTTCCGGGTATTTAATACAGAGAGAGCAGCCAATGCCCTCTGTGCTGGAATACGAGTCACTGGATGTAACACTGAAATT CACTGCATTGGTGGAGGTGGATACTTTCCAGAAGGGGCTCCCAGGCAATGTGGAGATTTCTCTGCCTTTGACTGGAATGGCTATGGAACTCATACTGGTTATAGCAGCAGTCGGGAGATAATAGAGGCTGCTGTGCTCCTGTTCTATAGATGA
- the LOC100029587 gene encoding intelectin-1-like isoform X2, with translation MVKAELSVTSICTEKMMMWLSTLLFLLLLTKEGCAGQLLPLHAACAYFKESIPQSCKEIKEKCPESDDGLYFLQSGNGNIYQTFCDMSTGGGGWTLVASVHENHLAGKCTQGDRWSSQQGNRVDYPEGEGNWANYVTFGSAEAATSDDYKNPGYYSIQAKDLAIWHVPNKSPLQQWRNSSLLRYRTNTGFFKGFGGNLFALYQRYPVKYGIGKCWTDNGPAIPVTYDFGDAQTTARYYSPLGQQELVGGFVQFRVFNTERAANALCAGIRVTGCNTEIHCIGGGGYFPEGAPRQCGDFSAFDWNGYGTHTGYSSSREIIEAAVLLFYR, from the exons ATGGTGAAAGCTGAGCTTTCAG TGACAAGTATTTGCACTGAGAAGATGATGATGTGGCTTTCTACATTGCTGTTCCTATTGTTGCTGACCAAAGAGGGCTGTGCTG GTCAACTTCTGCCCCTGCATGCAGCCTGTGCTTATTTCAAAGAATCCATACCTCAAAGCTGCAAGGAAATCAAAGAGAAATGTCCAGAGTCAGATG ATGGCCTGTACTTCCTCCAGAGTGGGAATGGGAACATCTACCAGACCTTTTGTGACATGAGTACTGGGGGAGGTGGCTGGACCCTGGTGGCCAGTGTGCATGAGAATCACTTGGCAGGGAAGTGCACCCAGGGGGATCGTTGGTCCAGCCAGCAAGGTAACAGAGTCGACTATCCTGAGGGTGAAGGGAACTGGGCCAATTATGTCACCTTTGGATCTGCAGAAGCTGCTACCAGTGATGACTACAAG AATCCAGGTTACTATAGCATTCAGGCCAAGGATCTGGCCATCTGGCATGTGCCCAACAAGTCTCCCTTGCAGCAGTGGAGGAATAGTTCCCTGCTGAGGTATCGTACCAACACTGGCTTCTTCAAGGGTTTTGGAGGGAACCTCTTTGCCCTGTATCAG AGGTATCCAGTGAAATATGGGATTGGCAAGTGTTGGACTGACAATGGCCCAGCTATACCCGTCACCTATGATTTTGGTGATGCACAAACAACTGCCCGTTATTACTCTCCACTTGGCCAGC AGGAATTGGTTGGAGGCTTTGTCCAGTTCCGGGTATTTAATACAGAGAGAGCAGCCAATGCCCTCTGTGCTGGAATACGAGTCACTGGATGTAACACTGAAATT CACTGCATTGGTGGAGGTGGATACTTTCCAGAAGGGGCTCCCAGGCAATGTGGAGATTTCTCTGCCTTTGACTGGAATGGCTATGGAACTCATACTGGTTATAGCAGCAGTCGGGAGATAATAGAGGCTGCTGTGCTCCTGTTCTATAGATGA
- the LOC100029587 gene encoding intelectin-1-like isoform X1, which yields MGNNGLQPPFAVTSICTEKMMMWLSTLLFLLLLTKEGCAGQLLPLHAACAYFKESIPQSCKEIKEKCPESDDGLYFLQSGNGNIYQTFCDMSTGGGGWTLVASVHENHLAGKCTQGDRWSSQQGNRVDYPEGEGNWANYVTFGSAEAATSDDYKNPGYYSIQAKDLAIWHVPNKSPLQQWRNSSLLRYRTNTGFFKGFGGNLFALYQRYPVKYGIGKCWTDNGPAIPVTYDFGDAQTTARYYSPLGQQELVGGFVQFRVFNTERAANALCAGIRVTGCNTEIHCIGGGGYFPEGAPRQCGDFSAFDWNGYGTHTGYSSSREIIEAAVLLFYR from the exons atgggaaataatgGTCTCCAGCCTCCCTTTGCAGTGACAAGTATTTGCACTGAGAAGATGATGATGTGGCTTTCTACATTGCTGTTCCTATTGTTGCTGACCAAAGAGGGCTGTGCTG GTCAACTTCTGCCCCTGCATGCAGCCTGTGCTTATTTCAAAGAATCCATACCTCAAAGCTGCAAGGAAATCAAAGAGAAATGTCCAGAGTCAGATG ATGGCCTGTACTTCCTCCAGAGTGGGAATGGGAACATCTACCAGACCTTTTGTGACATGAGTACTGGGGGAGGTGGCTGGACCCTGGTGGCCAGTGTGCATGAGAATCACTTGGCAGGGAAGTGCACCCAGGGGGATCGTTGGTCCAGCCAGCAAGGTAACAGAGTCGACTATCCTGAGGGTGAAGGGAACTGGGCCAATTATGTCACCTTTGGATCTGCAGAAGCTGCTACCAGTGATGACTACAAG AATCCAGGTTACTATAGCATTCAGGCCAAGGATCTGGCCATCTGGCATGTGCCCAACAAGTCTCCCTTGCAGCAGTGGAGGAATAGTTCCCTGCTGAGGTATCGTACCAACACTGGCTTCTTCAAGGGTTTTGGAGGGAACCTCTTTGCCCTGTATCAG AGGTATCCAGTGAAATATGGGATTGGCAAGTGTTGGACTGACAATGGCCCAGCTATACCCGTCACCTATGATTTTGGTGATGCACAAACAACTGCCCGTTATTACTCTCCACTTGGCCAGC AGGAATTGGTTGGAGGCTTTGTCCAGTTCCGGGTATTTAATACAGAGAGAGCAGCCAATGCCCTCTGTGCTGGAATACGAGTCACTGGATGTAACACTGAAATT CACTGCATTGGTGGAGGTGGATACTTTCCAGAAGGGGCTCCCAGGCAATGTGGAGATTTCTCTGCCTTTGACTGGAATGGCTATGGAACTCATACTGGTTATAGCAGCAGTCGGGAGATAATAGAGGCTGCTGTGCTCCTGTTCTATAGATGA
- the LOC100029587 gene encoding intelectin-1-like isoform X4 has translation MMMWLSTLLFLLLLTKEGCAGQLLPLHAACAYFKESIPQSCKEIKEKCPESDDGLYFLQSGNGNIYQTFCDMSTGGGGWTLVASVHENHLAGKCTQGDRWSSQQGNRVDYPEGEGNWANYVTFGSAEAATSDDYKNPGYYSIQAKDLAIWHVPNKSPLQQWRNSSLLRYRTNTGFFKGFGGNLFALYQRYPVKYGIGKCWTDNGPAIPVTYDFGDAQTTARYYSPLGQQELVGGFVQFRVFNTERAANALCAGIRVTGCNTEIHCIGGGGYFPEGAPRQCGDFSAFDWNGYGTHTGYSSSREIIEAAVLLFYR, from the exons ATGATGATGTGGCTTTCTACATTGCTGTTCCTATTGTTGCTGACCAAAGAGGGCTGTGCTG GTCAACTTCTGCCCCTGCATGCAGCCTGTGCTTATTTCAAAGAATCCATACCTCAAAGCTGCAAGGAAATCAAAGAGAAATGTCCAGAGTCAGATG ATGGCCTGTACTTCCTCCAGAGTGGGAATGGGAACATCTACCAGACCTTTTGTGACATGAGTACTGGGGGAGGTGGCTGGACCCTGGTGGCCAGTGTGCATGAGAATCACTTGGCAGGGAAGTGCACCCAGGGGGATCGTTGGTCCAGCCAGCAAGGTAACAGAGTCGACTATCCTGAGGGTGAAGGGAACTGGGCCAATTATGTCACCTTTGGATCTGCAGAAGCTGCTACCAGTGATGACTACAAG AATCCAGGTTACTATAGCATTCAGGCCAAGGATCTGGCCATCTGGCATGTGCCCAACAAGTCTCCCTTGCAGCAGTGGAGGAATAGTTCCCTGCTGAGGTATCGTACCAACACTGGCTTCTTCAAGGGTTTTGGAGGGAACCTCTTTGCCCTGTATCAG AGGTATCCAGTGAAATATGGGATTGGCAAGTGTTGGACTGACAATGGCCCAGCTATACCCGTCACCTATGATTTTGGTGATGCACAAACAACTGCCCGTTATTACTCTCCACTTGGCCAGC AGGAATTGGTTGGAGGCTTTGTCCAGTTCCGGGTATTTAATACAGAGAGAGCAGCCAATGCCCTCTGTGCTGGAATACGAGTCACTGGATGTAACACTGAAATT CACTGCATTGGTGGAGGTGGATACTTTCCAGAAGGGGCTCCCAGGCAATGTGGAGATTTCTCTGCCTTTGACTGGAATGGCTATGGAACTCATACTGGTTATAGCAGCAGTCGGGAGATAATAGAGGCTGCTGTGCTCCTGTTCTATAGATGA